A single region of the Phycisphaerae bacterium RAS1 genome encodes:
- the uppP gene encoding Undecaprenyl-diphosphatase produces the protein MDVLRAIVLGIVEGLTEFLPVSSTGHLILVGPLVGADLESPKWQTFIIVCQVGAIAAVLLYFWRDLLRRLFTVPRGGWGQHLLVKLLAGVLPALLLGVVVHDWMERHLEKPVPVAVALMAGAAGIWWIDSRFRHKYHMTLDDVTVQQSLAIGLIQCISMWPGVSRAAATILGGMLVGLTPRVATEFSFYLSIPTIFAAGAYSAYKHRADFTSDLASILLVGTGVAFVVALAVVAGFLQFVQRRRLTGFAIYRVILGAAVLLYALLAR, from the coding sequence TTGGACGTCTTGCGCGCCATCGTGCTGGGGATCGTCGAGGGGCTGACCGAGTTCCTTCCGGTCAGCAGCACCGGCCATCTGATTCTGGTTGGGCCGCTCGTGGGGGCTGATCTCGAATCACCCAAGTGGCAAACCTTCATCATCGTCTGCCAGGTGGGGGCGATCGCCGCCGTGCTGCTTTACTTCTGGCGCGACTTGCTGCGGCGTCTATTTACCGTTCCGCGCGGCGGCTGGGGCCAGCATCTGCTGGTCAAGCTGCTCGCGGGCGTTCTGCCGGCGCTGCTGCTGGGGGTCGTCGTTCACGACTGGATGGAGCGGCACCTCGAAAAGCCCGTGCCCGTCGCGGTCGCGCTGATGGCGGGGGCGGCGGGAATCTGGTGGATCGACTCACGCTTTCGCCACAAGTACCACATGACGCTGGACGACGTGACGGTGCAGCAGTCGCTGGCGATCGGTCTGATTCAGTGCATCAGCATGTGGCCGGGCGTCTCGCGGGCGGCGGCGACGATTCTGGGCGGCATGCTGGTTGGGCTGACGCCGCGCGTGGCGACCGAGTTTTCGTTCTATCTCTCGATCCCCACCATCTTCGCCGCGGGGGCGTATTCGGCCTATAAACATCGGGCGGATTTCACGTCCGATCTTGCGTCGATCCTGCTGGTGGGCACGGGCGTGGCGTTTGTGGTGGCGCTGGCGGTCGTGGCGGGTTTCCTTCAGTTCGTGCAGCGCCGCCGGCTGACTGGGTTTGCGATCTATCGCGTGATTCTGGGCGCGGCGGTTCTGCTGTACGCACTTCTGGCGCGATAG
- the pomA gene encoding Chemotaxis protein PomA — MDIASLIGILIGSGCLGFVFYEASHGHLAMFYSQEGVLMVFGGSISVAFMAMPMEKIKAVPGFIKRFMFHKGASTADVIKLMSGLSEKSRRDGILSLESEISNIKDQFLSSALKMCVDGARAEIIESTMRMEVLAMQERHKAGKKFFDLIKLYGPGYGLVGTLVGQVGMFGNLASGDIGAMGKMLAVAVVATMYGAVVANAIAGPIGDKLALRSGEEILNREMMLQGVLSIHAGDNPRTTMDKMLAFLPAPQRTKLKAAA; from the coding sequence ATGGATATCGCCAGTCTTATCGGAATCCTGATCGGCAGCGGCTGCCTGGGCTTTGTCTTCTACGAAGCCTCGCACGGCCACTTGGCCATGTTCTATTCGCAGGAAGGCGTGCTGATGGTCTTCGGCGGCAGCATCAGCGTGGCCTTCATGGCCATGCCGATGGAGAAGATCAAGGCCGTCCCCGGGTTCATCAAGCGCTTCATGTTTCACAAAGGCGCCAGTACTGCGGACGTGATCAAGCTCATGTCCGGCCTGTCCGAAAAATCACGCCGCGACGGCATCCTCTCGCTCGAGTCCGAGATTTCCAACATCAAGGACCAGTTCCTCTCCAGCGCGCTCAAGATGTGCGTCGACGGCGCGCGGGCCGAGATCATCGAGTCCACCATGCGCATGGAAGTGCTGGCCATGCAGGAACGCCACAAGGCCGGGAAAAAGTTCTTTGACCTGATCAAGCTCTACGGCCCGGGTTACGGCCTGGTCGGAACGCTGGTCGGCCAGGTCGGCATGTTCGGCAACCTCGCCAGCGGCGACATCGGCGCCATGGGCAAGATGCTCGCGGTCGCCGTCGTCGCCACCATGTACGGCGCCGTCGTCGCCAACGCCATCGCCGGGCCGATCGGCGACAAGCTCGCCCTGCGCAGCGGCGAGGAAATCCTGAATCGCGAGATGATGCTGCAAGGCGTGCTCTCCATCCACGCCGGCGACAACCCGCGCACCACCATGGACAAGATGCTCGCCTTCCTGCCCGCCCCGCAACGAACGAAACTGAAGGCCGCCGCATGA
- a CDS encoding flagellar motor protein MotB: MSDHEHEEESHGGGHGGGHHGPHAGGGHEEAHEGAPEWLISFADNVALMMGFFVILLAMKMSLKSAEPPAATAGASSEDSGEGAPSAALLDMAIAIREAFHNPVDVQSNNPRDRELIQRILGREKDGQAVSPGQEGNERDVRSLRPSDYVAFGGKLSFEQGEETLSAAARTDVAELAARLKGRRSVIEVRGHASAAEAYQSADHGMALSYQRALAAADALVREGVGWERLRIVACADNDRISQIAYDARGHQSNQRVEVIETDRSTLGDEPAGGPSPASGPSVPASTPADAHATPVENKPDHGGGH, encoded by the coding sequence ATGAGCGATCACGAGCACGAAGAAGAATCGCACGGCGGAGGACATGGCGGCGGTCATCACGGACCGCACGCCGGCGGCGGCCACGAGGAAGCCCACGAGGGCGCGCCCGAGTGGTTGATCTCGTTCGCCGACAACGTCGCCCTGATGATGGGCTTCTTCGTCATTCTGCTGGCCATGAAGATGAGCCTGAAGTCCGCCGAGCCGCCCGCGGCGACGGCGGGCGCGTCGTCCGAGGACTCCGGCGAGGGCGCCCCGTCCGCGGCGCTATTGGACATGGCGATTGCCATTCGTGAGGCCTTTCACAACCCGGTCGACGTTCAGTCGAACAACCCGCGCGACCGTGAGCTGATCCAGCGCATCCTGGGGCGCGAGAAGGACGGACAGGCCGTCTCGCCCGGGCAGGAGGGCAATGAGCGCGATGTGCGCAGCCTGCGGCCCAGCGACTACGTCGCATTCGGCGGCAAGTTGTCATTTGAGCAGGGCGAGGAAACGCTGAGCGCGGCGGCGCGAACGGACGTGGCCGAACTGGCGGCACGCCTCAAGGGCCGGCGCAGCGTGATCGAGGTCCGTGGTCACGCCAGCGCGGCCGAGGCGTACCAGTCGGCGGACCACGGAATGGCGCTCTCGTATCAGCGCGCGCTGGCGGCGGCCGACGCGCTGGTGCGCGAAGGCGTCGGCTGGGAACGGCTGCGGATCGTGGCGTGCGCCGACAATGATCGCATTTCGCAGATTGCCTATGACGCGCGCGGCCACCAGTCCAACCAGCGCGTCGAAGTGATCGAGACCGACCGCTCGACGCTGGGCGACGAGCCGGCAGGCGGGCCGAGCCCGGCGAGCGGGCCGAGTGTGCCCGCAAGCACGCCGGCCGATGCGCACGCAACGCCCGTCGAAAACAAACCCGATCACGGCGGCGGACACTAG
- the lvr gene encoding Levodione reductase — MARTEFQNKTALVTGAASGIGLATARLLLDRGAAVVLADLRTTAAGQRSADAGHVSVDADRAERAIPLTLDVTSESDWAAAAELVEKRFGRLDVLVNAAGITGLALAGSLPAGRGADAEPLPHGRDSDAEPLPHGRDSDAEPLAHGRDSDAEPLPHGRGSDAEPLPAGRGADAEPLPHGRGSEKPGGPAPQDPESITLDTWRAVLAVNVDGALLGTRAMLPLLRRSRAGAVVNMSSYAARLGLSSAAAYAASKAALCSLTRSTAMQCAEKRYPIRCNCVLPGAIRTPMWDAYLGTGPDRAENEKKVAAGVPLGRFGEPEEVAAVIAFLASDEASFVTGAEIMIDGGQSVRP, encoded by the coding sequence ATGGCGCGAACCGAGTTTCAGAACAAAACCGCACTCGTCACCGGCGCTGCATCCGGGATCGGGCTCGCCACGGCCCGCCTGCTCCTCGATCGCGGGGCGGCGGTCGTGCTGGCCGACCTTCGAACGACGGCCGCCGGCCAACGGAGCGCGGATGCCGGGCACGTCTCCGTGGACGCCGACCGCGCCGAGCGCGCCATCCCGCTGACGCTTGATGTGACGAGCGAGTCAGACTGGGCGGCGGCGGCGGAGCTGGTCGAGAAGCGCTTCGGCCGGCTCGACGTGCTCGTGAATGCGGCGGGAATCACGGGGCTTGCGCTTGCCGGGTCGCTCCCCGCCGGTCGCGGCGCAGATGCAGAACCGCTCCCTCACGGTCGCGACTCGGATGCAGAACCGCTTCCTCACGGTCGCGACTCGGATGCAGAACCGCTCGCTCACGGTCGCGACTCGGATGCAGAACCGCTTCCTCACGGTCGCGGCTCGGATGCAGAACCGCTCCCCGCCGGTCGCGGCGCAGATGCAGAACCGCTCCCTCACGGTCGCGGCTCGGAAAAACCCGGCGGACCGGCGCCGCAGGATCCGGAGTCAATCACGCTCGACACCTGGCGAGCCGTGCTCGCGGTGAATGTCGATGGGGCGCTGCTCGGCACGCGCGCCATGCTGCCACTGCTGCGCCGCAGCCGGGCAGGGGCGGTCGTCAACATGTCCTCCTACGCGGCGAGGTTGGGGTTGTCGAGCGCGGCGGCGTACGCGGCCAGCAAAGCGGCCCTGTGCAGCCTGACGCGCAGCACGGCAATGCAGTGCGCCGAAAAGCGCTACCCGATCCGCTGCAATTGCGTGTTGCCGGGAGCCATCCGCACGCCGATGTGGGACGCCTACCTCGGGACCGGCCCGGATCGTGCGGAGAACGAGAAGAAAGTGGCGGCCGGCGTTCCGCTGGGCCGCTTCGGCGAGCCGGAGGAGGTTGCCGCCGTGATTGCGTTTCTGGCGTCGGACGAGGCGAGCTTTGTGACCGGTGCGGAGATCATGATCGACGGCGGGCAGTCGGTGCGCCCATGA
- the nanM_2 gene encoding N-acetylneuraminate epimerase precursor has protein sequence MKRSVISSAILLLAGACLTIAADPPPGYWDTETARPIPSYGTCSAVVNNKLYVFGDFNYSGNNNRVDEFDPATGVWTQKANMPTGRGFAACAVVDGKIYVAGGNNCFSNCWKRTFECYDPATDQWTQLPPLPTPLPESSWGRGELSAVAVNGLIYVMGGVNSYTVPTFSDNYIYNPQTALWTTGAPLPTPRSQHGAAVLDGKIYLVGGTHRFAHNGPRFFNAVTDVYDPQTDSWSTAAALNFPRYYVAVAANYGRIYAIGGSLADSTILSLVEEYDPRDDYWRVVTHLPAQRSYPSAVALAGELYVIGGIDSPSTWTSTVFTGIPRPAHGDINNDGEANILDINPFIIAITMFGVL, from the coding sequence ATGAAACGCAGCGTGATTTCGAGCGCCATTCTTCTGCTGGCAGGCGCCTGCCTGACGATCGCGGCCGACCCCCCGCCGGGGTATTGGGACACCGAGACGGCGCGTCCGATTCCAAGCTACGGGACGTGTTCGGCGGTGGTCAACAACAAGCTCTACGTCTTCGGCGACTTCAACTACTCGGGCAACAACAACCGCGTTGATGAGTTTGATCCCGCCACCGGCGTGTGGACGCAGAAGGCGAACATGCCGACCGGGCGTGGGTTTGCCGCGTGCGCGGTCGTCGATGGGAAGATCTACGTCGCGGGCGGGAACAACTGCTTCTCGAACTGTTGGAAGCGTACGTTCGAGTGCTACGACCCGGCGACGGATCAGTGGACGCAGCTTCCGCCGTTGCCCACGCCGCTGCCCGAATCGTCGTGGGGGCGGGGAGAGCTCAGTGCAGTTGCGGTGAATGGCCTCATCTACGTCATGGGTGGCGTCAACTCCTACACCGTGCCGACCTTCAGCGACAACTACATTTACAACCCCCAAACGGCGCTGTGGACGACCGGCGCGCCGCTGCCGACTCCCCGCTCGCAGCATGGAGCCGCCGTGCTCGACGGAAAGATCTATCTCGTCGGCGGAACGCACCGGTTCGCGCATAATGGGCCGAGGTTCTTCAACGCCGTCACTGACGTCTACGATCCGCAGACCGACTCATGGTCGACCGCTGCGGCGTTGAATTTCCCCCGGTACTACGTTGCCGTGGCCGCTAATTACGGCCGCATCTACGCGATTGGCGGGTCCCTTGCAGATTCCACGATCTTGTCACTGGTGGAGGAATACGACCCGCGTGATGACTATTGGCGCGTCGTGACGCATCTGCCGGCGCAGCGAAGCTACCCATCGGCCGTAGCGCTGGCTGGCGAGCTCTACGTGATCGGCGGCATTGACAGCCCCTCCACTTGGACAAGCACCGTGTTCACCGGCATCCCCCGCCCCGCCCACGGCGACATCAACAACGACGGCGAGGCCAACATCCTCGACATCAACCCGTTCATCATCGCGATCACGATGTTCGGAGTGCTCTGA
- a CDS encoding RNA polymerase sigma factor, with product MTDFGVTRLLTQTQAGDGDARRELFAIVHEELRRLAHSQMKGERRAVTLNTTVLVNEAYLRLMGDGAGPWNGRAHFFAAAAEAMRRIRVDAARARRRRKRGGGPPVSLEAAGAEEAAWVDPADDDQLIGIDEALPKLAELYPRQAEVVKYRFYSGLSVDETAAVLDVSPRTVDADWRLARAWLHRELGGE from the coding sequence ATGACCGATTTCGGCGTGACGCGATTACTGACACAGACGCAGGCCGGCGACGGCGACGCCCGGCGCGAGCTGTTCGCGATCGTCCACGAAGAGCTTCGCCGGCTCGCCCACTCCCAGATGAAAGGCGAAAGACGGGCGGTGACGCTCAACACCACCGTCCTGGTCAACGAGGCCTACCTGCGGCTCATGGGCGACGGGGCTGGTCCGTGGAACGGGCGGGCGCATTTCTTTGCCGCCGCCGCCGAGGCCATGCGGCGGATTCGCGTCGACGCCGCCCGGGCGCGCAGGCGTCGCAAGCGCGGCGGCGGGCCGCCGGTGTCGCTGGAGGCGGCCGGGGCGGAGGAGGCGGCGTGGGTGGACCCGGCGGATGACGATCAGTTGATCGGGATCGATGAGGCGCTGCCGAAGCTGGCGGAGCTTTATCCGCGACAGGCGGAGGTCGTCAAGTACCGCTTCTACTCGGGACTGTCGGTGGACGAGACGGCAGCGGTTTTGGACGTCTCGCCGCGAACGGTGGATGCGGATTGGCGGCTGGCGCGGGCGTGGTTGCATCGGGAGCTGGGCGGGGAATAG